From a region of the Constantimarinum furrinae genome:
- the map gene encoding type I methionyl aminopeptidase has product MIIPKTSEEIELMREAALIVSRTLGLLAKEVKPGVTTLQLDKIAEEFIRDNDAVPGFLGLYDFPNTLCMSPNAQVVHGIPNNTPLKEGDIISIDCGAVKNGFYGDHAYTFKIGEVSPEVDKLLRVTKESLYVGIRELRTGKRTGDVGYAIQQHCEKEGYGVVRELVGHGLGRTMHEDPEMPNYGRRGKGKKIVEGMTVAIEPMINLGTRRIEQLADGWTILTLDRKPSAHFEHNVAVVDGKPELLSTFGYIYEALGIESDEEKEFRQKELVL; this is encoded by the coding sequence ATGATCATACCAAAAACTTCAGAAGAAATAGAATTGATGCGAGAGGCTGCTCTTATTGTTTCAAGAACGCTTGGCTTATTGGCCAAAGAGGTGAAACCGGGAGTGACGACCTTGCAATTAGATAAGATCGCTGAGGAATTTATAAGGGATAATGATGCCGTGCCCGGATTTCTGGGGCTATATGATTTTCCAAACACCTTGTGTATGAGTCCAAATGCTCAGGTTGTCCACGGCATCCCCAACAATACACCTTTAAAGGAAGGAGATATCATTTCTATAGACTGCGGGGCTGTAAAAAACGGGTTTTACGGGGATCATGCCTATACGTTTAAGATAGGAGAAGTAAGCCCTGAGGTTGACAAATTGTTACGTGTTACCAAAGAGTCGCTATATGTAGGGATTAGAGAGCTGAGAACCGGTAAACGAACCGGTGATGTTGGCTATGCCATACAACAGCATTGTGAAAAAGAAGGTTATGGCGTGGTAAGAGAATTGGTGGGTCACGGATTAGGACGTACCATGCATGAAGATCCCGAAATGCCTAACTACGGAAGAAGAGGAAAAGGAAAAAAGATCGTTGAAGGAATGACCGTTGCCATAGAACCTATGATAAATCTCGGAACCAGACGTATTGAGCAATTAGCAGACGGCTGGACCATACTTACCTTAGACCGTAAACCAAGTGCGCATTTTGAACACAATGTAGCCGTAGTTGATGGCAAACCTGAATTACTTTCAACCTTCGGGTATATTTATGAAGCGTTAGGTATTGAAAGTGACGAGGAAAAAGAATTCCGGCAGAAGGAGCTGGTATTATAA
- a CDS encoding class I SAM-dependent methyltransferase, translated as MQKIFKFFLNLIPRTLLIRLSYVIRPFVAFFLRGDTYTDPIDGQSYRKFLPYGYEKVRENVLAPGTLSLERHRLFWLYLKNETEFFNSTQKVLHFAPEQAFYKRFRKLKHLDYTTTDLNSPIADVKADICDLPFQDNEFDFIICNHVLEHIPDDNKGMREIYRILKPGGTAILQIPLDQNREITFEDNSITDPKQRARIFGQYDHVRVYGMDYFSKLEAVGFSVDAVDYTATLTPEDIHRYRLAKGELIPVCRKLIQQ; from the coding sequence ATGCAAAAAATCTTTAAATTCTTTCTGAACCTAATTCCCCGAACCTTACTAATACGGCTGAGTTATGTGATCCGTCCCTTTGTTGCTTTTTTCTTAAGAGGTGACACGTATACTGACCCTATTGACGGACAATCGTATAGAAAGTTCCTTCCTTACGGTTACGAAAAGGTAAGAGAAAATGTATTGGCACCCGGTACACTTTCTCTGGAGCGTCACCGATTGTTCTGGTTATATCTGAAAAATGAAACCGAATTTTTTAACAGTACACAAAAAGTACTGCATTTTGCTCCGGAACAAGCATTCTACAAGCGTTTCAGAAAACTGAAGCATCTGGATTATACCACTACCGACTTAAATTCACCCATAGCCGATGTTAAAGCAGACATTTGTGATCTCCCGTTTCAGGATAACGAATTCGACTTTATTATCTGCAATCACGTATTGGAACATATTCCGGACGATAATAAAGGCATGAGGGAAATTTATAGAATACTGAAACCCGGAGGGACTGCAATACTTCAAATTCCATTAGATCAAAACAGAGAAATCACTTTTGAGGATAATTCCATAACAGATCCGAAACAACGAGCCCGTATTTTCGGACAATACGATCATGTGAGAGTTTATGGAATGGATTACTTTTCTAAACTTGAAGCCGTAGGTTTTTCTGTAGATGCCGTGGATTACACTGCTACACTTACTCCTGAAGATATACATAGATACCGACTGGCCAAGGGCGAACTAATTCCTGTTTGCAGGAAGTTAATCCAACAATAA
- a CDS encoding FAD:protein FMN transferase, with amino-acid sequence MKNSFQYLAYLSLILFFVSCEDTPESPIVLHGDAFGTTYSIQYYPKTSFDAEKGIDSVIYAVNKSVSTYLPNSDISKINAGDSSMVVDAIFKDVFLISEEVHKKSFGYFDPTVGVLRNAYGFGDAAPISEIDKATLDSLMKFVGFQKVKLLSDGRISKEHPEIYFDFNAVAKGYGIDLIGAYLQKNGVDNFLIELGGEILARGKNLSKNESWVVGVESVDSDLQNRKITKALHLKNKAMASSGNYRKFRIDSVTGKKYVHTINPLSGSAMQSDVTSATVIANSCALADAYATAFMALGLERSKEVLGSLPELDAYLTYSDSIGTHQSFITKGFSALLLD; translated from the coding sequence ATGAAAAATTCCTTCCAATATTTAGCCTATTTATCGCTCATTCTTTTCTTTGTTTCCTGTGAAGATACGCCGGAAAGTCCTATAGTACTTCATGGAGATGCTTTTGGAACGACCTATAGCATTCAGTATTATCCGAAGACTTCTTTTGATGCTGAAAAGGGAATCGATTCGGTAATTTACGCCGTGAACAAGTCGGTAAGTACTTATCTACCCAACAGTGATATTTCAAAAATAAATGCAGGCGACAGTAGTATGGTGGTAGATGCCATTTTTAAGGATGTCTTTTTAATTTCTGAAGAAGTTCATAAAAAGTCGTTTGGTTATTTCGACCCCACCGTAGGTGTCTTACGAAATGCGTATGGCTTTGGTGACGCAGCCCCTATTTCTGAAATAGATAAGGCAACACTGGATTCCCTCATGAAATTTGTAGGGTTTCAAAAAGTAAAATTATTATCAGATGGAAGGATATCAAAGGAACATCCGGAGATCTATTTTGATTTTAATGCAGTTGCCAAAGGCTACGGAATTGACCTCATAGGGGCATACCTTCAGAAGAATGGAGTTGACAATTTCCTGATCGAACTGGGAGGTGAGATACTGGCTAGAGGAAAGAATCTTTCTAAAAATGAATCCTGGGTGGTGGGGGTAGAATCGGTAGATTCCGATCTGCAGAACCGTAAGATCACTAAAGCACTCCATTTGAAAAATAAAGCAATGGCTTCCTCCGGCAACTATAGGAAGTTCAGAATTGATTCGGTAACAGGAAAAAAATATGTGCATACCATAAATCCGTTAAGCGGATCGGCCATGCAAAGCGACGTGACCAGTGCAACCGTGATCGCAAATAGTTGTGCCCTCGCCGATGCTTATGCTACCGCATTTATGGCACTGGGTCTGGAGCGTTCGAAAGAGGTGCTTGGTTCACTACCCGAACTGGATGCCTATCTCACCTATAGTGATTCTATAGGAACCCACCAATCCTTTATAACCAAGGGATTTAGCGCTTTATTGTTGGATTAA
- a CDS encoding Na(+)-translocating NADH-quinone reductase subunit F has translation MKEELTEQELHNLAMNIVGKDLESNGFEFLGVNSKLKKDPQFVALKDKDLHFIVVRAVSYPDDANVYDPKLMNTIKDHADKFEAKTYFAGVGLGHGSDYARPVLKDEDYTMVYNGLQEIL, from the coding sequence ATGAAAGAAGAGCTTACAGAACAGGAATTACATAACCTAGCAATGAATATAGTAGGGAAGGATCTGGAATCCAACGGATTTGAATTTTTAGGCGTCAATTCCAAGTTAAAAAAGGACCCTCAGTTTGTTGCTTTAAAGGACAAGGACCTACATTTTATAGTAGTAAGAGCTGTTTCATATCCGGACGATGCCAATGTATATGATCCTAAACTTATGAACACCATAAAGGATCATGCCGATAAATTTGAGGCTAAGACCTATTTTGCAGGTGTTGGTCTGGGGCATGGAAGTGATTATGCGAGACCGGTACTCAAGGATGAGGATTATACCATGGTATATAACGGATTGCAGGAAATTTTATAA
- a CDS encoding S8 family serine peptidase, protein MKRIVLLLFLLNVSISLAQVITKSSGTQPKEILTADTYNAKIEAICKSNNANMVYELAAVFSDLDRLQKIEAETYALLHNIPKRIYHENGSFSELMRLSEYGLPVYYQLDNVDAAVSSRANFLNTGGGLGLNLNGDGMIVHVWDGGPTRPTHQEFDGAGGNNRVSIIDGVTSLNGNSFHAQHVTGTIVASGFSPNAKGMSWQADARTSEWTSDLSEATTAAAGGMILSNHSYGNNITFVTDAQFGQYGTAARNWDALMYSQQNYLMVKSAGNDGNDNSSNGAPLGGNSSFDKLSGNATAKNNLVIANATDASVNSTTGALISVSRNSSSSEGPTDDYRIKPDIAGNGTGLYSCYDNSNSAYNTISGTSMAAPNVTGTLLLLQEHYQDLHGSTMRAASLKGLALHTADDMSPNGPDALTGWGLLNAKKAAETISDADTGFAVLDERTLTNGSTYQITIQSNGVDPLMASISWTDPAGTANGGLNSPTPALVNDLDLRLDNGTTYTPWRLTGVNTNGTGDNVVDPFERIDIAGASGTYTLTVSHKGTLSASQNYTLIVTGGTIAAATPVIAYSSITGSTTENSDCNFTDLNIELNIGTAPSANADVTFSVNGTSTATNGVDFQVLTPSLTFPSGSNAPQNMVLRVYHDGFVEGNETAVIDFTVNPNGGDATANPVADTFTFTINDDDIVPNANILTNVLTEDFEDSTGWTVIDNDGDTENWGIFNPYAHGNLSGFWAGSVTDQAVTGGSGVLTPDNFFSSPVFSIPATATNTRFTYEIGDFGTPEHYAVYFSTSKNTAAAIIAGTLVEETNTVGNNTTLRTIDLTTLAGQTGYLSFRHFSTSGNSLLMLDTVDVVVTEGTEVQSAVNSGTPDELNINGTGTAYASDPGTGNIMAGITNNNSFDYGCVDVSVSRAGTGAQSYNGSTLPNHVTDKTFDFSPENTTGSGSTSLTFYFTQAEINGWIAATGLTVNDLVAARGNASSFVEVVSITSGTFGTNTTLSGNFTGLDGTFYFGPAAAFVACPGVTKTWNGSSWSPSGAPGSNDTVIINGAYDTNSDGDLNACTLTINSSRTLTVNGGGLLHIDGDITVDGTLIVEHQGIVVQTDPLASVTNNGTINVQLTTPVLQNRDFMVMGSPMSGETRNGVFTNAFLVLNHDPSNFIPHPGVPAGGTNFADNNGDLWTTYNGAINVGEGYIVRPQSGYTDPANTTYDMTYSLGTLNNGDVSRDIVYNGAGANPDGTPNALANPYASPISADALISGNSVIDRVYFWEHLTPPSTSIPGYGSLNFSMDDISMYITGGALPAANDPGTSTEPNGVISTGQGFAIKAFAGGPGNEVVFTNAMRLTSGNNTLRTPQHDVEKVMLKVRNDAFNLGSHALVAFNPLATEGMDENYDADRLATTISIYSHLDDGTEQLGIQSRGVFNATTKIPIGFASQVEANATYTISIASIEGEILPNATIYLVDNWENTITDLGAGNYEFTSGKGTFNNRFTLQFVYETLGVTPNKLDLISIYPNPTQNIVNIVSPQVEITSVEVYDVRGRKVEQVSYNSSTNYQLDLSKLDSALYFIKINSIEDSVIKRIIKR, encoded by the coding sequence ATGAAAAGAATCGTACTCCTCCTATTTTTACTCAATGTTTCTATTTCGTTAGCTCAGGTAATTACTAAAAGTTCCGGAACTCAACCTAAGGAGATTTTAACGGCAGATACCTATAATGCTAAAATTGAGGCCATTTGTAAAAGTAATAATGCCAATATGGTCTATGAGTTGGCTGCGGTGTTTTCAGATCTCGACAGACTTCAGAAAATAGAGGCAGAGACCTATGCGCTGCTGCATAATATTCCAAAAAGAATATATCATGAAAATGGTTCTTTTTCAGAATTGATGCGACTTTCAGAGTACGGATTACCCGTTTATTATCAGCTCGATAATGTAGATGCGGCTGTTTCATCCAGAGCTAATTTTCTGAATACCGGTGGCGGTTTGGGTTTAAACCTCAACGGTGATGGAATGATCGTACATGTTTGGGACGGTGGCCCAACACGACCTACACATCAGGAATTCGACGGAGCCGGAGGAAATAACAGGGTAAGTATTATTGATGGAGTAACCTCTTTAAATGGAAACAGTTTTCATGCCCAGCATGTAACAGGGACTATTGTAGCGTCAGGATTTAGTCCGAACGCCAAGGGGATGTCCTGGCAGGCAGATGCACGTACGAGCGAATGGACCAGTGACCTTAGTGAAGCAACCACTGCTGCAGCCGGAGGTATGATCCTTTCTAATCACTCGTATGGAAACAATATCACATTTGTTACAGACGCTCAATTTGGTCAATATGGTACTGCTGCCCGAAACTGGGATGCCTTGATGTATTCCCAACAGAATTATCTTATGGTAAAATCTGCCGGAAACGATGGGAATGATAATTCATCCAACGGTGCACCACTCGGTGGAAATTCGTCTTTCGATAAGTTAAGTGGCAATGCCACGGCAAAAAACAATCTGGTTATTGCCAATGCTACCGATGCTAGTGTTAACAGCACTACCGGGGCGCTGATTTCGGTTTCTAGAAATAGCTCCAGTAGTGAAGGACCCACAGATGATTATCGCATAAAACCCGATATCGCCGGAAATGGAACCGGTTTATACTCTTGTTATGATAACAGTAACAGTGCCTATAATACAATTTCGGGTACTTCCATGGCTGCTCCTAACGTCACAGGAACATTGCTATTACTACAGGAGCATTATCAGGATCTCCACGGATCAACGATGAGAGCGGCGTCCTTGAAAGGACTCGCCTTACACACAGCAGACGATATGTCGCCAAATGGCCCGGATGCACTAACAGGTTGGGGCTTGCTTAACGCCAAAAAAGCAGCGGAGACTATCTCCGACGCCGATACCGGTTTTGCCGTATTGGATGAAAGAACACTAACTAATGGTTCCACATATCAGATTACTATTCAATCTAACGGAGTCGATCCTTTAATGGCGTCAATTTCCTGGACCGATCCTGCGGGAACAGCCAATGGCGGGTTAAACAGCCCGACTCCCGCCTTAGTGAATGATCTCGATCTTCGGCTGGACAATGGAACTACATATACGCCATGGCGTTTAACCGGTGTTAACACCAATGGAACAGGAGACAATGTAGTGGATCCGTTCGAGAGAATAGATATTGCCGGTGCTTCCGGTACGTATACCCTAACGGTATCTCATAAAGGAACACTGTCTGCAAGTCAAAACTATACACTAATTGTTACCGGGGGAACCATTGCAGCGGCAACACCTGTAATTGCATATTCATCAATTACAGGATCAACCACCGAAAATTCCGATTGTAATTTTACCGACCTAAACATCGAGTTGAATATAGGAACTGCACCATCTGCAAATGCAGATGTTACTTTTTCGGTGAACGGTACTAGTACCGCAACAAATGGCGTTGATTTTCAGGTTTTAACACCTTCGCTTACTTTTCCATCCGGTTCTAATGCACCTCAAAATATGGTGTTGCGCGTATATCACGATGGTTTTGTAGAAGGCAATGAAACCGCTGTGATCGACTTTACAGTAAATCCCAATGGGGGGGATGCCACCGCAAATCCGGTTGCCGACACATTTACTTTTACCATAAATGACGACGACATAGTGCCTAACGCAAATATCTTAACCAATGTCCTTACAGAAGATTTTGAAGATTCGACAGGATGGACGGTCATCGATAATGACGGGGATACCGAGAACTGGGGAATTTTTAATCCATATGCTCATGGGAATCTTTCGGGCTTTTGGGCCGGTTCGGTAACCGATCAGGCTGTAACGGGAGGATCCGGGGTTTTAACTCCAGATAACTTTTTTTCAAGCCCTGTTTTTAGCATACCTGCCACAGCTACGAATACGCGATTTACTTATGAAATCGGTGACTTTGGCACTCCTGAACACTATGCCGTGTATTTTTCGACATCCAAGAATACGGCAGCGGCTATAATTGCCGGTACTTTGGTTGAAGAGACCAATACGGTGGGAAATAATACTACCTTACGAACTATTGATTTAACTACGCTGGCCGGACAAACCGGATATCTGTCATTCAGGCATTTTAGCACTTCCGGAAATTCATTGCTTATGCTTGATACCGTTGATGTTGTTGTTACTGAAGGAACCGAAGTTCAATCTGCAGTAAACTCGGGAACGCCAGATGAATTAAATATCAATGGAACTGGTACCGCTTATGCTTCCGACCCGGGAACTGGCAATATAATGGCAGGAATAACCAACAATAATTCATTTGATTATGGATGTGTGGACGTGTCTGTTTCACGCGCCGGTACCGGAGCTCAGTCTTATAATGGAAGTACCTTACCCAATCATGTAACCGATAAAACTTTTGATTTTTCTCCCGAAAATACTACGGGTTCTGGAAGTACTTCGTTGACATTTTATTTCACACAGGCTGAAATCAACGGATGGATAGCGGCTACGGGATTAACGGTAAATGATCTGGTGGCAGCTAGAGGAAATGCTAGTTCCTTTGTTGAAGTAGTTAGCATTACCTCAGGAACCTTTGGTACAAATACCACCTTGTCGGGTAACTTTACCGGATTGGACGGAACATTTTATTTTGGTCCGGCAGCAGCTTTTGTTGCCTGCCCGGGTGTCACCAAGACCTGGAATGGCTCAAGCTGGAGTCCTTCGGGAGCTCCCGGATCTAATGATACAGTGATCATAAACGGAGCCTACGACACCAATAGCGATGGCGATCTCAATGCATGTACACTTACCATCAACAGCTCGAGAACATTAACGGTTAATGGTGGCGGTCTTTTACATATAGACGGAGATATTACCGTCGACGGAACATTGATCGTGGAACACCAAGGTATTGTGGTTCAAACCGACCCGTTAGCTTCGGTTACCAACAATGGTACTATTAATGTACAGCTTACCACCCCTGTGCTTCAGAATCGTGATTTTATGGTTATGGGAAGCCCCATGAGCGGCGAGACACGAAACGGTGTATTTACCAATGCCTTCTTAGTGCTTAATCACGATCCTTCAAACTTTATTCCTCACCCGGGAGTACCTGCAGGAGGAACGAATTTTGCAGACAATAACGGAGATCTTTGGACCACCTATAATGGAGCTATCAATGTAGGGGAAGGATATATTGTAAGACCACAAAGCGGATATACAGATCCCGCCAATACCACTTATGATATGACCTATTCCTTAGGAACGCTAAATAATGGTGATGTAAGCAGAGATATAGTGTATAACGGAGCAGGAGCTAATCCCGATGGAACCCCAAATGCACTAGCCAATCCGTATGCTTCGCCCATCTCGGCAGATGCGCTTATCTCAGGAAACAGTGTGATAGACAGAGTATATTTTTGGGAACATTTAACGCCTCCCAGTACTTCTATCCCCGGATACGGTTCTCTTAATTTCAGTATGGATGATATCTCTATGTACATAACAGGAGGAGCGCTTCCGGCAGCAAACGACCCGGGAACCAGTACGGAGCCCAACGGAGTAATCTCTACCGGACAGGGGTTTGCCATTAAAGCATTCGCCGGTGGCCCCGGTAATGAAGTAGTCTTTACCAATGCCATGCGACTTACCAGTGGAAATAACACCCTTAGAACCCCACAGCACGATGTAGAAAAAGTAATGCTCAAGGTAAGAAATGACGCATTTAACTTAGGAAGTCATGCTCTGGTAGCCTTTAACCCTCTCGCCACAGAAGGTATGGACGAGAACTATGATGCCGACAGACTTGCAACAACCATTTCCATATACTCTCATCTTGATGATGGTACAGAGCAGTTGGGTATCCAAAGTAGAGGAGTCTTTAATGCTACCACTAAAATACCAATAGGCTTTGCCTCACAGGTAGAGGCCAATGCAACCTATACTATTTCTATTGCGTCCATAGAAGGTGAGATTCTTCCCAATGCAACCATTTATCTTGTAGACAATTGGGAAAACACCATTACCGATCTAGGCGCAGGAAACTATGAGTTCACAAGCGGCAAAGGAACCTTTAACAACAGGTTTACCCTTCAGTTTGTGTATGAAACACTGGGTGTTACCCCAAACAAGTTGGACTTGATCTCAATTTATCCAAACCCGACACAGAATATCGTAAACATCGTATCACCACAGGTGGAGATCACATCGGTGGAAGTGTATGATGTGAGAGGAAGAAAAGTGGAACAGGTTTCGTACAACAGTAGTACGAACTATCAGTTGGATCTGTCAAAACTGGATTCGGCTCTGTATTTTATTAAGATCAATTCAATTGAGGATTCAGTAATAAAAAGAATTATAAAAAGATAA
- the nqrF gene encoding NADH:ubiquinone reductase (Na(+)-transporting) subunit F: protein MFLAASTLGVIIATVVAFLVLTLLLVALLLFTKQKLSPSGPVKITINDEKVIEVESGGTLLSTLGNQKIFLPSACGGGGTCIQCECHVLEGGGEALPTETPHFTRKELKDGARLSCQVKVKQDMNIHIPEEVFGIKKWDATVVRNYNVASFIKEFVVEIPEDMNYKAGGYIQIEIPPCEVKFEDMDITAHPEEHDTPDKFQEEWDKFGLWPLVMKNTETVERAYSMASYPAEGREIMLNVRVATPPWDRAKNQWMNVNPGIASSYIFNCKKGDKVVISGPYGEFFINPSEAEMVYVGGGAGMAPMRSHLYHLFRTLKTGRKVTYWYGGRSKRELFYIDHFRNLEKDFPNFKFYMALSEPMEEDNWKVKKDINDEGDGFVGFIHQVVIDNYLNHHESPEDIELYFCGPPLMNQAVQKMGEDFGIPDENIRFDDFGG, encoded by the coding sequence ATGTTTTTAGCAGCGAGCACCCTTGGAGTTATTATTGCAACCGTCGTTGCCTTTTTGGTACTGACCTTGTTATTGGTAGCCCTATTGTTATTCACAAAGCAAAAATTATCGCCATCCGGTCCGGTAAAGATCACCATCAATGATGAAAAAGTGATCGAGGTAGAGTCCGGCGGAACATTACTTTCTACCTTGGGGAATCAAAAAATATTCCTTCCCTCGGCGTGTGGAGGTGGAGGAACCTGTATTCAGTGTGAATGTCATGTTCTTGAAGGAGGAGGAGAAGCTTTGCCTACCGAAACACCTCACTTTACTCGGAAAGAATTAAAAGATGGTGCGAGATTATCCTGCCAGGTGAAAGTGAAGCAGGATATGAATATTCATATCCCTGAAGAAGTCTTCGGAATAAAAAAATGGGATGCAACCGTAGTGCGTAATTATAATGTAGCTTCCTTTATTAAAGAATTTGTAGTTGAGATTCCGGAAGATATGAATTATAAGGCCGGTGGTTATATTCAAATTGAAATTCCCCCGTGTGAAGTAAAGTTCGAGGATATGGATATTACGGCTCACCCCGAAGAACACGACACGCCCGATAAGTTTCAGGAAGAATGGGATAAGTTCGGATTATGGCCGTTGGTAATGAAAAACACTGAAACCGTTGAACGAGCGTATTCTATGGCCTCTTATCCTGCAGAGGGAAGAGAGATCATGCTCAATGTACGTGTAGCGACTCCGCCATGGGATCGCGCTAAGAACCAATGGATGAACGTAAACCCAGGGATTGCATCCTCATATATCTTTAATTGTAAAAAGGGAGATAAAGTTGTGATTTCCGGGCCTTATGGTGAGTTCTTTATCAATCCTTCTGAAGCTGAGATGGTGTATGTAGGGGGAGGAGCCGGAATGGCACCTATGCGATCACATTTATATCACTTGTTCAGAACGCTTAAGACAGGAAGAAAAGTTACCTATTGGTATGGTGGACGTTCGAAGAGAGAATTGTTTTATATAGATCATTTCAGAAATCTTGAAAAAGACTTTCCTAATTTTAAATTCTATATGGCACTTTCTGAACCTATGGAAGAAGATAACTGGAAAGTAAAGAAAGATATTAACGACGAGGGTGATGGATTTGTTGGATTTATTCATCAAGTAGTGATCGACAATTACCTGAATCATCACGAATCTCCCGAAGATATCGAACTTTATTTTTGCGGCCCGCCATTAATGAACCAGGCGGTTCAGAAAATGGGAGAAGATTTCGGAATCCCTGATGAAAACATCAGGTTTGATGATTTTGGAGGATAA
- the nqrE gene encoding NADH:ubiquinone reductase (Na(+)-transporting) subunit E: MEHLELFFKSVFVDNMVFAYFLGMCSYLAVSKKVSTAVGLGAAVIFVLTVTVPLNWLLDQYILREGALAWLGADYADYDLSFLSFILFIATIATMVQLVEIIVEKFSPSLYNSLGIFLPLIAVNCAILGGSLFMQSRDIESFTLALNYGFSSGIGWFLAIVAIAAIREKIRYSNVPAPLRGLGITFIITGLMAIGFMSFGGMLTGGDEENPALDGQSSNVGMQMEQNNETMTSAKIVEVSEITE; this comes from the coding sequence ATGGAACATTTAGAGTTATTTTTTAAATCGGTCTTTGTAGACAATATGGTGTTTGCATACTTTTTGGGTATGTGTTCCTACCTAGCCGTTTCCAAAAAAGTAAGTACAGCAGTAGGTTTAGGAGCCGCTGTTATCTTTGTACTTACAGTTACCGTACCCCTCAACTGGTTACTGGATCAATACATTTTAAGAGAAGGAGCCCTGGCTTGGCTGGGAGCAGATTATGCAGATTATGATCTAAGCTTTCTCTCTTTTATTTTATTCATCGCCACCATTGCCACTATGGTGCAATTGGTTGAGATCATCGTTGAAAAATTTTCACCATCACTATATAATTCATTAGGAATATTCCTTCCGCTTATTGCAGTAAACTGTGCCATATTAGGTGGGTCGTTGTTTATGCAGTCGAGAGATATTGAAAGTTTTACACTGGCACTCAATTACGGTTTTAGTTCCGGAATTGGATGGTTTCTCGCTATAGTCGCAATTGCAGCGATCAGGGAAAAGATTCGGTACAGCAATGTGCCGGCACCCTTACGCGGACTCGGAATCACATTTATTATTACCGGTTTAATGGCGATAGGATTTATGAGCTTTGGAGGAATGCTAACCGGAGGAGATGAAGAAAATCCGGCTTTAGACGGCCAATCGTCAAATGTTGGAATGCAAATGGAACAAAATAATGAAACGATGACTTCTGCTAAGATCGTAGAAGTTTCAGAAATAACAGAATAA
- a CDS encoding NADH:ubiquinone reductase (Na(+)-transporting) subunit D: MGLLSKKDSKLILDPLADNNPITIQVLGICSALAITAQLKPSIVMAISVVFVLGVGNVVISLMRNIIPSKIRIIVQLIVVATLVIIVDQVLKAFAYELSKELSVFIGLIITNCIIMGRFEAFALGNGPWKSFLDGIGNAAGYGLILIIVGFFRELLGSGTLFGFKVLGDPVEKSGLYAIGYENNGFMVLPPMALIVVGIIIWVQRSRNKELIEEH, translated from the coding sequence ATGGGACTTCTATCGAAGAAAGACAGTAAATTAATTTTAGACCCGTTAGCAGACAACAATCCAATCACTATTCAGGTATTGGGAATCTGTTCGGCATTGGCAATTACAGCGCAGTTAAAGCCTTCTATAGTAATGGCAATTTCGGTGGTTTTTGTTTTAGGTGTGGGAAATGTGGTCATATCGCTTATGCGAAATATTATCCCGTCAAAAATTCGGATTATCGTACAATTAATCGTGGTAGCGACGCTGGTGATTATTGTAGATCAGGTACTGAAAGCCTTTGCCTACGAATTGAGTAAGGAACTTTCGGTATTCATTGGTTTGATTATTACCAACTGTATCATTATGGGACGTTTTGAAGCATTTGCCCTGGGTAACGGTCCGTGGAAATCTTTTCTGGACGGAATTGGAAACGCAGCCGGTTACGGATTGATATTGATCATAGTTGGATTTTTCAGAGAGCTTTTAGGTTCGGGAACCTTATTCGGATTTAAAGTCTTGGGTGATCCGGTCGAAAAATCTGGGCTGTACGCTATCGGATATGAAAACAATGGATTTATGGTATTGCCTCCAATGGCTCTAATTGTGGTAGGTATCATTATCTGGGTACAACGTAGCAGAAATAAAGAATTAATAGAAGAGCATTAA